A region from the Hirundo rustica isolate bHirRus1 chromosome 20, bHirRus1.pri.v3, whole genome shotgun sequence genome encodes:
- the LRRC26 gene encoding leucine-rich repeat-containing protein 26 encodes MGCRRVPGPVLALLLLLCPSPSPACPAACRCSPPEVDCRERGLRDVPWSLSPNTSTLWLGYNFITVLGPRSFPLLPGLRLLSLVHNRLELIHSRALLGLGALRELDLSHNHLTELTPDTFLPLTSLATLNLGSNRLGELEPRALDALPQLQALFLQDNPWMCSCGILPLWRWLSHNREKVREKSLLLCRVPEQLNKYPIMAFGDESFRQCQETSLSPQNYVVFFIIGPFSFIASIFFCTFIGSLVVFYHSLRRESHCWRRPRICRVH; translated from the exons ATGGGCTGCCGGAGGGTCCCCGGGCCCGTGCTggccttgctgctgctcctgtgcccatCGCCCTCGCCAGCCTGCCCGGCCGCCTGCCGCTGCTCCCCGCCGGAGGTGGACTGCAGAGAGCGGGGCCTCCGCGACGTGCCCTGGAGCCTCTCGCCCAACACCAGCACCCTGTGGCTCGGCTACAACTTCATCACGGTGCTGGGGCCAcgctccttccctctgctgccgGGGCTGCGGCTGCTCAGCCTGGTCCACAACCGCCTGGAGCTGATCCACAGCCGGGCGCTGCTGGGGCTCGGGGCGCTGCGGGAGCTGGACCTCAGCCACAACCACCTCACCGAGCTGACCCCCGACACCTTcctgcccctcaccagcctggCCACGCTCAACCTGGGCAGCaacaggctgggggagctggagcCCCGGGCCCTGGATGCCTTGCCCCAGCTCCAAGCGCTTTTCCTGCAGGACAACCCCTGGATGTGCAGCTGCGGCATCCTGCCCCTCTGGCGCTGGCTTAGCCACAACAGGGAAAAAGTGCGAG agaAGAGTTTGCTCCTCTGCAGAGTTCCAGAGCAGCTGAACAAGTATCCGATCATGGCCTTTGGGGATGAGTCCTTCAGACAGTGCCAGGAGACCTCATTGTCTCCCCAGAACTACGTTGTCTTCTTCATCATTGGACCCTTCTCTTTCATCGCCAGCATCTTCTTCTGCACCTTCATTGGCTCCCTCGTAGTGTTCTACCACAGCCTGCGCCGGGAATCGCACTGCTGGAGGAGACCCCGCATCTGCAGGGTGCACTGA
- the LOC120761903 gene encoding RING finger protein 224-like: MSQAGGSPRAEDLGPSAGAHSRTPSRGSQRVECIICYSSYDLGVRLPRRLYCGHTFCQACLKRLDAVSNEQRWIPCPQCRQNTPTPRGGVTMLDLDLATFLAVKADKEQPRGAGRSPPALPPKGGCKEPAVTQQPAGLCREPVPPALFPRRGCCRLCLCCGVTAALES; the protein is encoded by the coding sequence ATGTCCCAGGCCGGCGGCAGCCCCCGGGCGGAGGATTTGGGGCCGAGTGCCGGGGCTCACTCGCGCACCCCGAGCCGGGGCAGCCAGCGCGTCGAGTGCATCATCTGCTACTCCTCCTACGACCTGGGCGTGCGGCTGCCGCGGCGCCTCTACTGCGGCCACACCTTCTGCCAGGCCTGCCTGAAGCGCCTGGACGCCGTCAGCAACGAGCAGCGCTGGATCCCGTGCCCGCAGTGTCGCCAGAACACTCCCACGCCGCGCGGCGGGGTCACCATGCTCGACCTCGACCTGGCCACCTTCCTGGCCGTGAAGGCCGACAAGGAGCAGCCGCGGGGGGCCGGCAGGTCCCCGCCCGCGCTGCCCCCCAAGGGCGGCTGCAAGGAGCCGGCGGTGACCCAGCAGCCGGCGGGGCTGTGCCGAGAGCCGGTGCCCCCGGCGCTGTTCCCCCGGCGCGGCTGCTGCcggctgtgcctgtgctgcgGGGTCACCGCAGCCTTGGAGAGCTGA
- the CYSRT1 gene encoding cysteine-rich tail protein 1 yields the protein MDRGVTVENPYASVNIPREQFKQSFITRYLGDEPTVIANPAAVPSYGVEEQRDPANGWNSPTISTGKSWARPYNPYASMRMPNGDSSSSFYTVTLDKPPKGQEQGAGRQCGCCRCCSCCPKCCCVIS from the coding sequence ATGGATCGTGGAGTCACCGTGGAGAACCCCTACGCTAGCGTCAACATCCCACGGGAACAGTTCAAGCAAAGTTTCATCACTCGCTACCTGGGAGATGAGCCCACCGTCATCGCCAACCCCGCAGCCGTGCCCTCCTATGGcgtggaggagcagagagacCCTGCTAATGGCTGGAACAGCCCAACCATCTCCACGGGCAAGTCCTGGGCCCGTCCCTACAACCCCTACGCCAGCATGAGGATGCCCAATGGGGACTCATCTTCCTCTTTCTACACCGTGACCCTGGACAAGCCACCCAagggccaggagcagggggctggcaggcagtgtggctgctgcaggtgctgctcctgctgcccaaagTGCTGCTGTGTCATCTCCTAA
- the LOC120761873 gene encoding cell surface glycoprotein 1-like, which translates to MGQDEGTRCSGRCGAALPRLRFLLHGPPRAAPPRATDRQTDRNPATDSPDRHTDRQTDRPPATHGPERHTDRQTDRPPATHGPERPTDRQTDRPPATHGPGRHTDRQTDRPPATHGPDRHTDRQTDRPPATDSPDRHTDRQTDRPPATHGPERHTDRQTDRPPATHGPERHTDRQTDRPPATHGPGRHTDRQTDRPPATHGPDRHTDRQTDRPPATHGPERHTDRQTDRPQGHTAPSGTQTDRRTGPQRHTARPAHRQTDGPAPSDTRPRAAHRQTDRNPATHGPERHTDRQTDRPPATHGPERHTDRRTGTQRHTAPTGTQTDRRTGTQRHTAPSGTQTDRRTGPQRHTAPSGTQTDRRTGPQRQTAPSGTQTDRRTGPQRHTAPSGTQTDRRTGPQRHTARPAHRQTDGPAPSDTRPRATDRQTDGRKPSDTRPRAAHRQTDGPEPSDTRPRAAHRQTDRPPVTDSPERHTDRQTDRNPGTHGPERHTDRQTDGNPATHGPDRHTDRQTDRPPATHGPERHTDRQTDRPPATHGPGRHTDRQTDRPPATHGPGRHTDRQTDRNPATHGPERHTDRQTDRNPATHGPERHTDRQTDRPPATHGPGRHTDRQTDRNPATHGPDRHTDRQTDRNPATHGPERHTDRQTDQSRETRPRTPHTQHPQPGTQHPAPAHRPAPTPTDQPSPLDTGTRQGPQGTGHKYQALDNRHWAVDRDAGQEALGPELDRHIWHWTEALGTMQGHQY; encoded by the exons aTGGGACAGGACGAGGGCA CGCGCTGCTCCGGCCGCTGCGGGGCCGCTCTGCCCCGGCTGCGCTTCCTCCTGCACGGACCGCCCCGAGCGGCACCGCCCCGAGCGACCGACAGACAGACGGACCGGAACCCAGCGACAGACAGCCCCGACcggcacacagacagacagacggaccGGCCCCCAGCGACACACGGCCCCGAGcggcacacagacagacagacggaccGGCCCCCAGCGACACACGGCCCCGAGCGACcgacagacagacagacggaccGGCCCCCAGCGACACACGGCCCCGGCcggcacacagacagacagacggaccGGCCCCCAGCGACACACGGCCCCGACcggcacacagacagacagacggaccGGCCCCCAGCGACAGACAGCCCCGACcggcacacagacagacagacggaccGGCCCCCAGCGACACACGGCCCCGAGcggcacacagacagacagacggaccGGCCCCCAGCGACACACGGCCCCGAGcggcacacagacagacagacggaccGGCCCCCAGCGACACACGGCCCCGGCcggcacacagacagacagacggaccGGCCCCCAGCGACACACGGCCCCGACcggcacacagacagacagacggaccGGCCCCCAGCGACACACGGCCCCGAGcggcacacagacagacagacggaccGACCCCAGGGACACACGGCCCCGAGcggcacacagacagacagacggaccGGCCCCCAGCGACACACGGCCCGACcggcacacagacagacagacggaccGGCCCCCAGCGACACACGGCCCCGAGCGGCACACAGACAGACGGACCGGAACCCAGCGACACACGGCCCCGAGcggcacacagacagacagacggaccGGCCCCCAGCGACACACGGCCCCGAGCGGCACACAGACAGACGGACCGGAACCCAGCGACACACGGCCCCGACcggcacacagacagacagacggaccGGAACCCAGCGACACACGGCCCCGAGcggcacacagacagacagacggaccGGCCCCCAGCGACACACGGCCCCGAGcggcacacagacagacagacggaccGGCCCCCAGCGACAGACAGCCCCGAGcggcacacagacagacagacggaccGGCCCCCAGCGACACACGGCCCCGAGcggcacacagacagacagacggaccGGCCCCCAGCGACACACGGCCCGACcggcacacagacagacagacggaccGGCCCCCAGCGACACACGGCCCCGAGCGACcgacagacagacagacggacgGAAACCCAGCGACACACGGCCCCGAGcggcacacagacagacagacggaccGGAACCCAGCGACACACGGCCCCGAGCGGCACACAGACAGACGGACCGGCCCCCAGTGACAGACAGCCCCGAGcggcacacagacagacagacggaccGGAACCCAGGGACACACGGCCCCGAGcggcacacagacagacagacggacgGGAACCCAGCGACACACGGCCCCGACcggcacacagacagacagacggaccGGCCCCCAGCGACACACGGCCCCGAGcggcacacagacagacagacggaccGGCCCCCAGCGACACACGGCCCCGGCcggcacacagacagacagacggaccGGCCCCCAGCGACACACGGCCCCGGCcggcacacagacagacagacggaccGGAACCCAGCGACACACGGCCCCGAGcggcacacagacagacagacggaccGGAACCCAGCGACACACGGCCCCGAGcggcacacagacagacagacggaccGGCCCCCAGCGACACACGGCCCCGGCcggcacacagacagacagacggaccGGAACCCAGCGACACACGGCCCCGACcggcacacagacagacagacggaccGGAACCCAGCGACACACGGCCCCGAGcggcacacagacagacagacggaccAGTCCCGAGAGACCAGGCCAAGAACTCCCCACACgcagcacccacagcctggCACCCAACACCCGGCACCCGCGCACCGCCCGGCCCCAACACCGACCGACCAGCCCAGCCCGCTGGACACTGGCACAAGGCAGGGGCCACAAGGAACCGGGCACAAATACCAGGCACTGGACAATAGGCACTGGGCAGTTGACAGGGATGCTGGTCAGGAGGCATTGGGACCAGAACTGGACAGGCACATTTGGCACTGGACAGAGGCATTGGGCACCATGCAAGGCCACCAGTACTGA
- the RNF208 gene encoding RING finger protein 208 yields the protein MQASLRDPRAVDSNVKTILMSCLKGQQVIIKMEAMKIIHPEKFSELQASQPRYAPAPRREPPLVAKRAWPSESEIIVNQACGDIPALDAAPGPLPLPRTPPLPRRERGYQGQRKGSSEVCYHRQPPSDEVIVNQYVLHPSTPCEPLECPTCGHMYNFTNKRPRILSCLHSVCEECLQILYESCPKYKFISCPTCKRETVLFTDYGLAALAVNTSILNRLPAEALAANPVQWSSDTDRSCYQTFRQYCGAACTCHIRNPLSSCTIM from the coding sequence ATGCAGGCGTCCCTCAGAGACCCCAGAGCAGTGGACAGTAATGTGAAAACGATACTCATGTCGTGTCTGAAAGGGCAACAGGTCATCATTAAAATGGAGGCGATGAAGATCATCCACCCGGAGAAGTTCTCGGAGCTGCAAGCGTCGCAGCCGCGCTacgcgcccgccccgcgccgcgaGCCGCCCCTCGTGGCCAAGCGCGCGTGGCCCTCCGAGTCCGAGATCATCGTCAACCAGGCGTGCGGGGACATCCCTGCCTTGGACGCCGCCCCCGGGCCCCTGCCGCTGCCCCGGACTCCCCCGCTGCCGCGGCGCGAGCGCGGCTACCAGGGCCAGCGCAAGGGCAGCTCCGAGGTCTGCTACCACCGGCAGCCGCCGTCGGACGAGGTGATCGTCAACCAGTACGTGCTGCACCCCTCGACGCCCTGCGAGCCCCTGGAGTGCCCCACCTGCGGCCACATGTACAACTTCACCAACAAGCGGCCTCGcatcctctcctgcctgcatTCGGTGTGCGAGGAGTGCCTGCAGATCCTCTACGAGTCCTGCCCCAAGTACAAGTTCATCTCCTGCCCCACCTGCAAGCGGGAGACCGTCCTCTTCACTGACTACGGGCTGGCGGCGCTGGCTGTCAACACCAGTATCCTGAACAGACTGCCGGCCGAGGCCCTGGCTGCCAACCCTGTCCAGTGGAGCAGCGACACCGACCGCAGCTGCTACCAGACCTTCCGCCAGTACTGCGGGGCCGCCTGCACCTGCCACATCCGGAACCCGCTGTCCTCCTGCACCATCATGTga